DNA from Phoenix dactylifera cultivar Barhee BC4 unplaced genomic scaffold, palm_55x_up_171113_PBpolish2nd_filt_p 000184F, whole genome shotgun sequence:
ataaagcatatgaatgtaactatagaaagtctagccaaaacaaattgagtaataattataagcttaaattcaagaaagtttgggttccaaaagaaacatcaagtactaaccctaaaggacccaatatagtttgggtacctaaagctcattcttgatcttgattgcaggggtgtcttgcagctaataaggtggataaacgataGTATcgagatagcggctgttcaagacacatgaccggtgacgtagaccaatttgtcaccttggagtctaagaagggtggagtagtaacctatggagacaatggaaaagggtatatcattggaaagggtaaaattttcattactccatctaccttcatagaaaatgtcttattagttaatggtttgaaacataacctacttagcataagtcaattttgtgataaagggtttaaagtcacatttgaagcatcagtatgcataatcacaaatcctaaagataatagcattgtacttataggacaaaggcaaagaaatatttacatggtagatcttcatgaattaggcaagaaaaatggattatgtttaattactaatgaagaaaagaaaaatgaaacaagttggctttggcatcgtagactaggacatgctagtatggaattaatatcaaaactagtcaagaaggaattaataaaagatgtgccaaaattgatctttgaaaaggacaaaatttgtggaccatgctcattaggaaaacaaacaaaatcatccttcaaatcaaagaatatagtatcaacaactaggccttttgaactcatacatatggatctatttggacccactagaactgcgagtctaggagggaagaagtatggactagttatagtatatgatttttcaagatatacatgggtttcatttttggcacataagaatgaagcattttcagcattcttgaaatattataattatatcataaatgaaaagaagctcatcttaatagcaattcgaagtgatcatggaactgaatttgaaaatcaacactttgaagaattttgtaatgaaaatggtatctcaaatcaattttcagcacctagaacgcctcaacaaaatggggttgttgaaagaaaaaataggaccttggcagaaatggcacgcacgatgttgtgcgagtcaaatcttccaaagtacttttgggctgaagctataagcactgcttgccatattctaaatcgggttttaatacgacctataaccaataaaactccttatgaactttggaagaataagaaaccaaccgctaaatatcttagagtatttggatgtagatgtttcattttaaacaatggcaaggaggatctaagtaaatttgatgccaagtcagatgaaggtatcttcttaggatactccacatctagcagggcatacagagtgttcaataaaataactcttgtagtcgaagagtcagttaatatcttgcttttgtttcacagttagaacctaagactcatgaagaagctgaaaaagataccaattggataaatgctatgcaagaagaattaaatcaattcaaaagaagtaatgtatggacattaactgagagaccaaagcataactctgtaattggaacaaaatggatctttagaaataaattagatgaaaatggggtagttataagaaataaagctagacttgtagctaagggatacaatcaagaagaaggaatagattttgatgaaacatttgctcccgtagctagattagaggctattagattacttctagcttttgcatgtttcatggatttcaaattgtatcaaatggatgtaaaaagtgcattcttaaacggttttatagaggaagaagtatatgtagagcaacctcctggttttgagaatcatgaattgccaaatcatgtgtttagactacataaggcattatatggattgaagcaagcacctagggcttggtatgatcgattaagcaaatttctactaaataatgacttcagtagaggaaatgtagataaaacactttttctcaaaagaaaagacgaaaatctgctagtggtacaaatatatgtagatgacataatctttggtgccacaaatgataatctttgcaaagagtttgctaatttaatgcacagagaattcgagatgagtttgatgggagaactaagtttctttctcggattacaaatcaaacaaactaaagaaggtatcttcattcatcaaactaagtatacaaaggaaatactaaagaagtttgggaatgaaaatcacaagggagtaggcactccaatgaatcctactagtaagctagacaaagatgagaaaggaaagagtattgatattaagctttatagaggattaattggatccttgctctaccttactgctagtagaccagacatcgtgtttagtgtaggaatatgtgctagataccaatcagatcctaaggagtcacatttaagtgctgttaaaagaatccttagatatttaagaggaactacaaacataggattatggtactcaagagactcctgtctagatttgcttgcctactcagatgctgattttgctggatgcaaattagataggaagagcactagtggaacatgtcaatttttaggaaataacttagtatcatggtttagcaaaaagcagaattcagtagcactgtcgacggctgaagctgaatatatagctgccggcagttgttgtgctcaagtactatggcttaagcaacaactagaggactatggagttaaactagataacattcctataaagtgtgataatactagtgccatcaaccttactaaaaatccggttcagcactctaaagccaaacacattgaaataagatatcattttattagagatcatgtgcaaaatagaaacatatgtattgagcatgtatatactgagaaacaattagctgacatattcacaaaacctttgagtgaagatagattttgcacgcttaggagggaattaggcatatgtgatcctttttattgaggagatataaaaaggagcaagcagtctcatgatacactcctcccatttctaaaaacccatgaaacattagtcaaactagtcatctatagattccttactcatgtatcattgtcccagcaagaatttgtaaggattggaagaaagaaaaatttttaaaagggaaaaggaagagaaagaaaaatttctgaactagggtcgacccaacccagaatagggtcgacccaacgttgagtcgacccaagaaaaatctagggtcgacccaacgacgggaccccactgttaaaagggggacccgtgagcaatctagggcactgttttcactttgtcctcttccgaaaaccctattccccactctcaaaactcctccaatcatctccaaacagtagattacatcaagatcatgaagaaatgggacctaagagagccgtagccaagcgatccgggagggtttcacggaTCACCCGTGCGGATAAGGCTGCTACAGAGccttctacagtgtctccacaaggtgagacacgtgtagagcctcctcctcctccctccccttcagtccaacttgcgaaatttgcgaggagaccggttaccatggggagaaggatccactcggagtttttggatcaagaagggttccgtttgggggaatggatccgaaggcaaggatgggagtatctttgctccctagatgtggtgatctacctaGGATTAgtccgtgagttctatgccttccttaaaactggaatgggagggcttatatctgaagttcgaggagtaagggttagagtttccgaagagagtttgagtgagttacttcatctcccctgcgaaggagcaactccagaaaagcccgaaaacaaattgagagccttgcagttgattcttgagaatgaagacttcgattattctgaaaatgtaatagcaagctctctttcagctgaaatgaggttgttgcacaacttcataggtcggattttatttccgaagagcgggagatttgatctcatttctgagcgagatctggttgtcatggagcacattattcagggcattcccctgaatctcccggctatgatactcaggcagatgagaaaggttatatgcaactccagagtctccctgccttatggtatgatactcaccctgatcttccgacagcatgatatatctgtagagggagagatctccaggcatctactattcactgacacatacactgcacgatcccttattcgcatgggttatgagaaggtgaacgggcagtgggtacgtgctggagctgggattcagggtgatgcaccagagggtgatgcaccagagattggagaccccatccctgaggatgaggagcctacggatcatcctacagcaccttcagaggctggaccttcgtcatctgttcctgcaggagacacagatgagttttggagtaggatgactgagcttatgtcagctcaggcgaggactatcactgatggactgacgagcagactggatattatgactgctgagatcaacgatcttagagagcagataggagctctacggagagagagagagaggttcatggaccatctgtgccccaggcagctgagtcagagatttcggcacagagtcatccagctcaccgagctccacgccagactcagtcccatcaggctcgacctcccctcgccacttatgctagaaggatgaggactagatcacagccattagataccccctaggctgatattagcattctgattagagcctaggatatgtatctagttctcatatgtattttgtgttgatcatgtactttgtactttgattgaggaacattgtatttgttttgttttggcattattgtactacaatgttccattttgatcaataaaactgaaatgtttgttaattattgtatctattcccatgcacctatttgatgataacaaaaagggggagaagcaaggaaagagaaataagttgagcaaggaaagagaaataagttgacaaacaagttgaaaattataataggaaagcatatacatttaagggggagcaatttgtaacaatgaaaatgttaaagtctaaaatttaaatcgaatttcagaatttggcacatagaatttcaaaatttggcacatacctttcacacctcgatacataatctgaaactcatgctttatctcaaatttttgaagtttcatctttaatgaaatataaaagaaaggaggagtaattcaaaaggtcaaattggaaacatttggatgaaatagggggagacttcactctcaaatttgaaaagctaaaaattcagcaacttgagcccttttaaaactaattttaagataagtatcaataggctcatactctatattttgtaatcatcaaaaagggggagattgaggatgatagtggtattttgatgattaatacaataatcaagagtatgttacaagttaattcgatacatcatttataagtctgttactctcagtacattagtataataagataaagatgcatttcattgtttatatggatgaatctaaccttaagttgcagcaaagtgtggattgagtcgaccccaaggttgattgagtcgaccccggcacatcaagaaaccatctggcacacttctgcaaaaatggcacggatgaacagtagttgggtcgacccaaacctcaagcctcaagaaaacagttctctggaaaccctgagagggtcgacccaaatgaaacttgagtcgacccaaacttgagtcgaccccaagttaacatgagtcgatccaaaggcaatgacattcaaaaataggttctctggaaaccctgagagagtcgacccaagtggaagttgagtcgacccaactgaaccttgagtcgacccaagtgaaggaaggctgaaatgcaaggttctgtggttctgaaagggtcgaccctagtaaaggttgagtcgacccaagtgaaagttaggtcgaccccagtaaaagttgagtcgacccaagcacgggcagaagcataacggctagttctacagaagtactttttgaccttccaacagtgagtaacggctagtttttgaattctaaccattggggcttgtccaatggatgaaggaaactatttaaagtgacactattcatcagaggaaacatccttttgcaaaatatcaaagattacacaagaaagacaagtgccctaatcttcttcatccaagtgcttaattcaagagtcaaaagaaagtggttgagcagattccaagagatattaagagctccatccacccttgaagagtgaagcattcttgacaaagaagagagaagtctcatcaagcgataactattctctaaactcttctttgtagattataattgttatatttgctcatctaggagcttcaactttcttccttcttttattaatcaccttgtaaaggtttgttggtgagcccgtaaaaccaacggtgtaggtttattggtgaacccgtaaaaccaattgtaaaggttcattggtgagcccgtaaaaccaacataggttcgttggtgagcccgtaaaaccaacataggtttttggtgatcccggaaaaccaaagtgtaaaggtttttggattgtgaacccggaaaacaatccaactgtaatccgcgggattataatgaattcccaaggggtcgcttggggagtggacataggtgcttaggagagcaccgaaccactatacttcttgtgtgtttgtattgtactttgttatatttcactaactcatcaattgacataagtaagatagtaaaaattaagagaaaccaattcaccccccccccccctcttggcttgtcaccttgggcaacacaaaaaatatatatttgatttCTATGTTATCTTTGTAGCATATAGCATGTTCAATAGTTTGGATCCTTAATTTGAATAATCCATTAttaattttgaattattaacTCCTTTTGCAATGAGTTAATGTAAAATGGGTAGCCCCACTTAATTTTTTTCGTATTATAGCCCAAATTGCATACACAGATAATTCCCTCTCCTATTTCCTTtaaagaatttatattttaatgatagaaaaataCAATTATTCATTGACAAATAGTGACCAACTAAATCAGTCCTTGGTTGAAAATCATGACCTACTTTGTTTTGTCAAAACTCATGATGCTAAATTTCCTTTTGCAAGAAGGATTGCTTTGGAATTGGGTGGGAAAAGGAGATCAATATCCTGCCATATTGTTGCTCCAAACCATATTGCATGAAATCTAAGTATTTTTTATCATCATGGTACCTGTTTCGCTGTTTGATCTCAGAACATATGGACAAAGTAATCTGATTTAATATCCATTGTTTGGGTCCTGGTCATTACCTGATGGCCTTAGGTTTAAGTTCCAGATGAGTTGTGCTTCAACATTTCCACTCTTCCAAATGCCAAATTTTGGTTCTTGATTGATAGAGCAATAAAGATATGCTGCcacctggaacataaattgcccCAAAAATTTCAAACTAGCATAATAAGTGGGGTGCAAAAAGGGGAGCCTGGACCCAAAAACAGTATGATGTTCTATAATTTCCTAGCTTCTACATGAGGACACCATGCTGTCAACATGTTCCACAATTGAAAAACATGGTTGGGacttcagaacttaaaaatttcTAGCTGAAGTTACCAAATCATCACAGGGAAATCAACATCTGATTAAAAGGGAATACAAGAAATTTTATGAAAAATGAGTCTTCCTGGGGGGGAATTATCATTACAATGGGATCGACCCTTGTTGTCTGTATAATACAAATGAACACACTGATCCTGGATAAATTGggtatgaaagaaaaagttcccGAAAACACAGTCAACCGGGAGCTTTgatgcaagaaaaagaattaaataattaacaaGAATTGAATAATTAGCAACACTACACAGGGGGCAAAGAAGAACCAATTTGAGTAAACAATAATGAACAAAtcaaaaaatgaataaaagaaTCAACTCTTCATCTGTGCGAGCTCTAGATCTGACTCAGGAAGACTGTTTACTTTCTCCTTTAGGAGACTTACATCCTCCTCATCCAATCCACTAGCACTTTTGATATGTGAAGACAATTTAGCCTGTTTTTCATGCTCCACAGCCCAACTGTAAACTATCATTCCCACCACAGCAAGCAACATTCCTAGCACCTTCTTGAGAGTGAGCGCTGAGTCAAACAGTATCCATCCTAGAATGAGCACACATACAGTTTTCATGTGACCCAAGACTTGGAAGGATGTTGCAGAAAACCGGCCAATGCAAAGGTATTGGCTAATGTTGCAGAAGACTGATAGGGAACAGGAGAGGAGTATGAACAACTGCAAGAGAGTGTAAAGGAAGAAATCTGATCATGGCTGGCCCAAAAAAACTTTAATAGGGCAGCTAAAAACAGAAACAAGCAAAAAGATGCATATTTACAAGGGTGTGCACGTGTGAAAGCAGGAGCCTTTCCTATGTGTAATTATACAAGTTACTAAAGAAAACCGTAATATAAATACAAGAAATTTCCATATAAACATATTCATGATATATAGCATCGGTTGGCCTATGCAAGCAACTAGAAATCCTGTTAAATTTTCTAAGGCACCCATTTTATCCCCTAACTTGATTGCCTAATCCCTCATACATGTCTCCATCGCTAAAACTGTGCCATCTCCTCAAGAATGAATATTTCCTCTTTATGCAcctatattttctttctattaGTCTTGGAGACAAGTCCCATATTATGCATGCTGTTTTAAGTTACTTTTACTGGTCGTCAGTTAGCGCATCGCTAAGTATTAAAAATTGATGGCATAATTATATTTTGTGAAAAATTAAAGCATAAAGTATTTAACCAGCAGCAAAAACTATCTACTTTTGGGGTACAATTTCATAGGAACTCAAGCGGTCCAATTCCAAGGGAAGATTTTAGAACTTACAGTTGCTCCTGTAGAGAAATGGTACTTCAACAGGGACTTCCCGTTCAGGTAGTAGTCTGCAAAAGGGCCaaataaaagaagagagagagcctGAATTGGTGCAGTTTGGCTCAGGAGCTCAAAAGAACCAATGTTGTACTTTTTCTGAAAAGACCCGATCGTCTAGAAAGATGAAAGTAGCATTAGATTATTTATTAACATAGTGACCAGAGAACATATGAAATATCAGAAAAGCATTTCCAAAGTATCATGGTATGCAAAATCTAACATAGGCAAAGAGTATATTAAATGTATTCCAGTATGTgataaagaaaacaaagattCAACAGAATCAATAAATAGATCATCCTCTAGGTTCTGAAAAACTAAGCAGTCAACATGAGCATATTGACCACAATAATTACAATTAGGGGAATAAATGAAGGAAACCAGCATAGCAGTCCCAAGGACAGTGTAAAATACAGAAGTACAACATGAAAGTATATGAAAAGATAAAGCCTTGGCTAAGGGGGAgccaagcaagaaaaaaaaagaagaagaaaacttgGTGCAACAGCGAAGATTTCAGctccaagaaagaagaaaaacaaaaggtaaacaacttgtgctttatggcacaagaagataaggtaaaacctGGATCTCATTCTGATTTTACTTTAGATAAGTTGCAAGATGCTTTTGAAAATCTTCTTTTTGAATTAAAACAattaggaaagaaaaataaagaacttagaaaaataaactataaattttccaaagaaaaacaactgttttcaaaaaaaaagatcaattgATTGTAGAAAATAATGATCTGAAATCAAAAGACTTAAATGCTAACCTGTCAAAATTCACACATATGGAGAAGAAAttagatataaaaataattaactcTAATCACTCATTCATAAAATGTAATTACCGTAGAAGAAAGGGATACATGGCACATTCATGTTCACTTAAAAACAATACTGCTAATGGAAATAAGACAATCAGGGTTCCTAAAGGATCAATAATTACCGGTCAACAAGGATCTAAAAGAATTTAGATACCCTAATCTAAAACTTGATTTGATCAACATAAATCAATACTAGGGTATTCTGATTTGAACTTGAAATTATTGTAAAAGCTGGAAATTAAATCATGCACATATGAAAGAAACAAAACCCTAAGATGGAACAAAATGAATTCTgaaaaatgaatgaatgaatctgAATTTGTAAATTAGGTagaatggattgattttgatatacTTATTTGTGATGCCTAATATGCTTTAATTTATGATATTTGTACTTAATGCCTTGATACATGTTACTATACACTGATACTTGCTGAAACTTATCAATATTAGCTCCTTATTTGATTTTGgttctatatttatattttttaaatgaaTATGATCTGATACTTTGCAATGTGTTTTCTATATCCCGATACTCAAAATCTTAATGACCTAAGATGAGCTGCAATGCAACGAAAACATATATCTCAAATAATTAATCTGAAAGTTTCTTAAAACTATGAAActttaaatggaatgattaattaagggggagaaagaaaacttgAAGGAGGAGAGATTATATGAAACTTAATAGTATAAGTTAAAAACTTTTACGAAAAAGGGAGAAAGAATGCTAaacaatgaaaaaataaaaaatgattctCTCCAATAAGCCTCTTTTGAAATTTAATTCTGAAATTTGCTCAAATACACCTTGAAGCTTGCTATTTGGTTGATATATCATGTGCTTAGATCTTAAACTAAATTGCAactctcatatttgaatttttttgcacCACTAAAATTGATCTTAAATAGCTCTAATTTAACGaaaaggggggagagagaaagtTAGGTATTGTTAAATCCGAAATtctatagaaaattttctcttgaagccaaagtgGTCCGATACATTAATTTCGAATGTCTAAAAGCTCTAAATCTGATCTTTGATGCTTGCATCTTCATTACCTTGAAAAATAATTGGGATAAACTTGAAGTTGCTAtaatttttttggcattttCTACATTTTAGAATGCAACTTTTTGTTGCtgtcaaaaagagggagagagtagGTTGAGTATATGCTTAATTGAATATATATTAGCTTGGGTTAATCTGAATATTTTATGAAGCattcatgaagtatgttcttaaggcatatatttatttacttcatattttacataaatgaattaattataaataaattctaGAAACACAATATTCTTTATTTTGTATATACTCaaaattttgtcatcatcaaaaaaggaGAGATTGTTGACCCAATAGATTGATTTGATGAAGACAAAACATTTGAGTATGATACTAATAATTTTGTATTTTTGGAGTGATTAATTTGTCATGTAGAAAGCTCAACAAGTGTGAGAGGTCAGAGAAGCATGGAGAAGTTTTGTGAAGAATTTTTGCAAGTTTGTGgacgggtcgaccccagcataaACGAGTCAACCCCTAAATGGccacaaaaagaaaatagaaagcaGTCAAAAACAGGCTTTTTACGAGTCAGCTCTTGAAGATCACAAGTCGATCTCTGAGATCACAAGTCGACctctgaagaattcgagtcgacctgTTTGTGCCTAACAAcagtaatggctagtttttctgCAAAACTAGAACAACCATATTCACTCCCAATGGCTATTTTAGCCTCTCTAACAACTTGAAAGATCCTCCAACTAGTTTTTAAAGATATTAATGCATAGAAACAcccaagaaagacaagaaaaagagggaTCAAAGAGAGTAAGTGGATGAGGCAAAGAAAAAGGAATACAAGTAAACACCACTTCTAAAGCATCAACTAGAGCATCAATTTAAGGAGTGACCATTCAAAGCCTCCTTTCACTTCAGAGTGAGCTTCCAAAGATCCATAAAGAGAGAGCTTCAACTGTCAATCATTGAATTCCATCACAAGATCAAGATCgagcaaaaaaaggaaaaggaaactaACTGAATTCTGTTCACCAAGATCCCAACTTTCAAAGCATTCAAACTTGAGCTTTAACGACATTAATCCAACCTTTGAAGAGGTTACTTTGTATGTATTTTCTATCTTTCTTTAGTGCATGAGATTAGAAAATCTAGTGTAGGATTTTTGGTATAGCTGACACCGTGGAAAAACAACTGGCTTGTATGGTTTGGTTGTACCTGTGAAACAAATAGGTTGCAGTTGATTGCCCTAGAAAACCGACTAAGTCTTGTTGAACTTGAAAATCAGCAAGGAGTTCCTAAGTGTTGGAACTCGGATTTGGTTTTGGTTGATTACCAGAAAAATCAAATAGATTTGGTTGTAAACTCGAAAAGTAATGCATCTATAATCGATTtatagattatagtaaaattttcaagaagaaagtcttgaaaagtGGATATAGGTGCAGAGTtggcaccaaaccactataaaatcttagtatttatttttttgtgcttattcttatcttttacatttatttatcattcatgttgttgtgcaaacttaaatttcgtattagttttaattaaaaattatttaagtttataaaaagatttaaaaaacccaattcacccctccctcttgggttgtcatttTGGGCAACAAAAGGacttgtcttttttttcttccttcctgAGGTGCTCAGGCTTCTTCCCCTACTGTCCCCACTTGTTCTCCctactccctccctccccctagCTAT
Protein-coding regions in this window:
- the LOC103711312 gene encoding UDP-rhamnose/UDP-galactose transporter 2-like, with protein sequence MEMENKVVVSDMGAWAMNVVSSVGLIMANKQLMSAGGYGFSFATTLTGFHFTLTGIIGYLSNASGLSVPKHVPFWELLWFSIVANLSITGMNLSLMLNSVGFYQISKLSMIPVVCMMEWILNSKHYSSRVIMSVVGVAFGVGVCTVTDVDINAKGFLCACVAVFCTSLQQITIGSFQKKYNIGSFELLSQTAPIQALSLLLFGPFADYYLNGKSLLKYHFSTGATLFILLSCSLSVFCNISQYLCIGRFSATSFQVLGHMKTVCVLILGWILFDSALTLKKVLGMLLAVVGMIVYSWAVEHEKQAKLSSHIKSASGLDEEDVSLLKEKVNSLPESDLELAQMKS